In the Bacteroidota bacterium genome, TTATTCTGACAAGTGGTTTGCATGAAACAAACGCCGGTAACAATAACGAAACCGGGTTTGCTGATATTTTTTTCTTTCTAAACTCAAAACTCCGAACTCCTGCCTATTTTTACGAAATGAATTTTATCATCAAAGTCATTATCTCTACACTGGCGGTTCTCGTCACGTCCTATTTATTACCGAAGACGATGGTGCATGTGGATGGATTTGTAACGGCGCTTATTGTCGCGATCGTACTTGCGTTCCTGAATGCAATTGTAAAACCGATCATGATCCTGCTTACAATTCCTGCAACCATTTTTTCGCTCGGACTTTTTCTGCTCGTGATCAACGCGGTCATTATTCTCATTGCCGATTATTTTATTGATGGTTTTAAAGTGTACGGATTCTGGTCGGCACTCATCTTTTCAATTGTGCTTACGATCGTGAACAGTATTTTTGAAGCGATCAGGAGGAATGATGAACAACGGGATTCATAATGTATAATTGATAATGGAAATATTGTTTCAGATCAAGAGATGTTTCCACACCTTAATCTCTCATTATCAATTATACATTATCAATTATACCTTATGAACTGGGCGACTCTTTTTTCCGAAGCACGATTAGGCGATAAACATTTCAAACGTCTCGCCTCTCCGGAGCGTACAAATTTTGAACGTGATTTTGACCGTGTTGTTTTTTCTTCGGCATTCCGTCGTTTGCAGGATAAGACGCAGGTCATTCCCCTTCCCGAAAGCGATTTTGTGCACACGCGCCTTACGCACTCGCTCGAGGTTTCGTGCGTGGCCCGCTCATTAGGAAAAACGATCGGCAAAATAATCATTGACCGGCACAAACTTTCCGATATTCATTCTTCCGATTTCGGAGCGATCTGTGCAACGGCTGCATTGGCTCATGATATCGGCAATCCTCCTTTCGGCCATAGCGGTGAATCTTCGATCAGCAATTATTTTAAAAACGGGAACGGAAAAATATTTTCCGGGAAGATGAATGATAATGAATGGAGTGATCTCGTGAACTTCGAAGGCAACGCGAATGGTTTCAAATTGCTCACGAATTACAATGATTCTTCAGGTGGAAATATCGGCCTTACTTTTTCCACGCTTGCGGCTTTCACAAAATATCCGACGCGGTCGAATAAATTGAAAAAGCACGAAGAAATTTTCAAAGGAAAAGTTTCGCAGAAGAAATATGGTTATTTCCAGAGTGAAAAAAATATTTTCGAAACGATTTTCTCTCATCTCGAAATCGATCGTCTTACGGAATATGCGTGGCGTCGTCACCCACTGGCTTATCTCGTGGAAGCAGCCGACGATATCTGTTACCGGATCATTGATTTTGAAGACGGCATACGCATAGGACTCATCCCATTCTCAACCGGCGAAGAATTGCTGAAAGAAGTAACAGGAAAGGATTTCGATTCAAAAAAATATTCCGCCATTACCGATCAGCGGGAGAAGATCTCGTACCTGCGCGCGAAGGCGATCAACACGCTCGTGAATAACGTGACTGAAATTTTTCTTGCGAAAGAAAAAAATATCCTGAATGGAAAGTTCGACCGTTCGCTGGTGGATGTGATGAAAGGGAATATTGCCCAACCGCTGAATGAACTTTTGAATATCTCTATTGACAATGTTTACCGGAGTAAAAATGTGCTGCAAATAGAAATTGCCGGATTCAATGTGGTGGCGGAGTTACTCGATATTTTTATTTCGGCGGTGAATGATCATCACGCTTACGGAAAAGAATTGCGGAAACAAAAGCCGCACAGCGATAAGGTGATCCGCCTTTTCCCGAAGCAATTCCTGCAGAACACCAATGAAAATGTGTATTTACAATTGTTGCGCGTGTGCGAGTTTGTAGCCGGAATGACGGATACTTATGCGGTGAGTTTGTACAGAAGATTAAAGGGAATTGAATTGCCGAAATAAAATTCAAGATTGAAAATTCAATATCAACATAGAGTACCCCAAATTTTGAATCTTGAATCTTGAATTTTTAATTATTGAATTATTGAATTTTCCAGCACTTCCAGTATCCTCACCATTCCCAGCGTATCAAGTTCAATATATTCCTGGAGATTTGTTTTTGCTTCAGCCAATGCAAAAAGATCATTCATCGAATCTAATTTTTCATAGATCGACATCGCATGAATTCCATTCTGGATAGCGATATTTTCATAATGCAATTCAGGAACAAGCGCAGGCAAAACATTTTTAAGTGATACCGATCCGCTCATGGCGGGATGATAATACCAACCTTCCGCAAAAGGTTGTTTGAGATCGAGAATACGATTCAGCCGCTGTTCGATCTCCTTTGTTTTAGAAGTGAATTTTCTTTTCAGGAGATTGAGTGCATTTTTTTCTGCCGAACTGTCGTAGGAGAGAATAATGGAATCGCCTTCGGTTTCAGAAAGAAATTTTTCCAGGAATTCTTCTCTCGGATCAGGCCCGGGTTCGGCCATGAAGGAATGAAAGGAAATTTCTCCGGCAGCATTCCGTTTGTGAATGGAAAATGCGAATGGCAGAGCGAGAAAAGGCCAGGTGCCTTCGTATTTCGGAATGGCGGGCTGAAAATTTTCGATGTCCAGAAAAATAATTTCTGATGTAAGATGAGACAGCCATTCACGGATCCGCTCTTTCACGATGAGCGTTTCTTTCGTCATGCGCACATGCGCCTGTAGGCGTGCGAGCACAGGAAGCGGTTCTGAATCGGGGATCTGCTCCGGAAAAATAAATCCCTGTGAAAAATATTTCTGCGCGTCGCTTCTGGAAATGCCGGTGAGTTCGAATACATTTCCAGCCGGAATATTTTTCCAGCATTGTCCGCGGAAATCACATTCGTAAGGATAAAAGCAATGATCACCGATGGAAATTTCGGGTGCCTGTTTCATCTTCAGAATATTTTTCTGAGCGGCGATCTTTTTTTCAATGGATTCTGAATTTTCTTCGGCAGATTGCATCACGGAAACAAAACGGAATAATTTTTTCAGATCGAGTTCACCATTCCGCACATAATCGCCGTTCAAATGCACGAGCGAAAAATCCTTCACATTCAATCCCGATTTTTTCAGCACATAAAACTGCAACTCTGCATCACGGAAATAAGAATGACTCAGCCGCAGCGAACTTTTCACTTCATACGCTCTCCATCCATCACCATCACGAACAAGAATATCAACAAGAACCAGAACCTGGTCGCCGACAAAAGCCGCTTCGTAAATAATATTTTCTCCTGCAGCAATAAGTTCCGCAGTACGTTCCACCGATTTCTTTGATTTTGGCCCCGCTTTTTCCGTCGCATCTTTTCCACCGGGAAATAATTGCCGAGCAAGAAAACCTACTTCATGTCCGCGATTGAAAGTTGCCTGTCGCGAAGGGGAAACAGGATCGCGGAACTGCGGATAATGCCGATAGAAAAAAAGAGCTTTCGGACACTGAAGCCCTTTGATGTAAGAAGATTTACTGAGGAGGTAGTGAGACAAATCGGGTAAAGATAGGGAACGGAAATAAGACTCCGGACGCTCACGCAGAGTCTGATTATCTACTAATTTTGTTGCTTATTATCTACATAATGTAGATATTTGTAGATAATAAGCAACAAAATGAAATCAAGGAAGAAAGCCCTTTTCCCAAAGCATATACAGATCCTTGTAAAGCTCGGCGAAAACATCCGGCTTGCGCGTAAACGCAGGAAACTGAAGACAACAGAAGTGGCTGAGCGTGCCGGAATAGATCGCAGTACGTTGTACAAAGTTGAACTCGGCTCTCCTTCTGTTTCTATTGGTGCTTATTTCAATGTACTGCGTGCACTGGGGCTACAGAATGATCTTCTGAAACTGGCAGTCGATGATGCGATGGGTCGCGATCTGCAGGACGCGGAATTACTGAACAGAAAATAAAATGACGACGGCGCAAAAAGAAATATTCGTTCATGCAGGCTGGACAGATGCAAAAAGTCCGGCGCTGATCGGTGTGCTTTCTGCTCAACAGGGAAAAGGCAGAAGGTCGTTCGATTTTGAATTCGATCATCAATGGCTAAAGGAACAGAAACCATTCCTGCTCGATCACGATCTTACCTGGCATAGTGGAAAACAATTTCCGAATGGAAAAACTATTTTCGGAATGTTCTACGATGCCATACCCGATACATGGGGGCGCGTGCTCATGCGCAGGCGCGAGTCCGTTCTTGCGCGTGAAGAAAAACGTACGGTGCGCACGCTGCACGAATTGGATTTTCTTCTCGGCGTGAATGATGAAAGCAGGATGGGAGGATTGCGTTTCAAAACAGAACAGAATGGAAATTTCATCAATGCAGATGGGACGCATCCGATTCCAATGTTGTCAACGATCCGGGAACTGCAACATGGAATTTCTCTTATCGAATCCGAAAAAGAAAATAATGAAGTCCGCAAATGGCTTAAAATTCTTCTCGCACCCGGATCTTCGCTCGGTGGTGCACGACCAAAAACGAATGTGATGAACGAGCGCGGAGATTTGTGGATCGCGAAATTTTCTTCGAAGGATGATACGATCGACAAAGGAGCATGGGAATTTCTCGCTTACCAACTCGCGCTGAAAGCTGGAATAAAAATGTCGGAATGCAGATTAGAAAAGATCGCCGGGCGACATCATACTTTTTTCACAAAAAGATTCGACCGTGTAAAACAAAAGCGAATTCATTTCGCTTCAGCAATGGCAATGACAGGAAATGACGAAAGTTTGATAAAAGAAAATCGCCCATCTTATCTTGATATCGCCGAATTCATCCAGTTCAATGAAACAAACAATAAAAAAGAATTGCATGAACTCTGGCGGCGAATGGTTTTCAATATCGCCATTTCCAATACAGATGACCATCTGCGCAATCACGGATTTCTATTGCACGAAAACGGCTGGCAACTCTCTCCAGCTTTTGATATCAATCCTTCCGTTGACAAAGAAACACTCGCCCTGAACATTGATACGGATTCCGGCGAACTTGATTTTGCTCTCGCAAAAAGTGTTGGTGAATATTTTCAACTGAACAAAGCTTCGATGGAAAAAATTATGAGTGAAGTTGACAAAGCTGTGCGCGGATGGAAAACTGTTGCAACAAAGATCGGAATCTCCCGCGCGGAACAGGAATTGATGGTGGCGGCGTTTCGGGTTTGATTCATAATAGTGGGTGTGCTTCCTGATAATTAAGAGGCTGTTTAAAATTCATTTTCGATTTCGTCACTTATCAGAAATTAAAAAAAACCGCCGGCCTTACGGGGCCAACGGTTCATCTTCACATCGACCGAGCGAGCGGTGCCGGTCTTTCTTCTTTAGTTCGTCACATGTTCGATCGTTCCGATCGTTGCCGATCTTTTGATCTCGAGCGACCTGGAGAATCTGAGCAGAGCATCTATGACATGCTGCCTTGGTTCTTGCGGTCCTGAGCTTGTCGAAGGATCCTCATTAGCGTAACGAAGAAGGTCTTCGCTGTCGATTCCGAGGTTCATAATTTCAGTAGTAGTAGTTTTTATCATTCAGGAGAGTGTTGGTTTTGATGTATAACGGGAGGGTATTTACGATTATTGTGTTCAATTCCTTTTTTGTTGGTCGTTTTAAGGTTGGTCGTTGGTGGTGGCTACATCAATTACAACGACAACCAACCACCAACGAAACGACGACCAACGAAAAAGGGCCCATCCTCGCGGACAAGCCCTAATTTACCGATGTTGATACCACTTTCCCTGTTACGCAGAGAGAGCGATCTTTTGTGGCTCGAGCGCCTTGCGCATATTGATGAGCGCATAACGCATACGGCCGAGGGCAGTATTGATGCTGACGTTGGTGGTGTCGGCAATTTCTTTGAAACTCATATCGAGATAGTGACGCATAACGAGTACTTCCCTTTGTTCGGATGGAAGATTTTCGATGGCCTTGCGGATGTCACTTCTCATTTGTGATTTTACAATGCGGTCTTCCACATTTCCCTGGCGAAGTGTGATGACATCGAAAATATCGAAGTCTTCTCCTCCGTCAACGATCGGCATTCGCTTGAGCCGGCGGAAATGGTCGATCACAAGATTATGCGCAATGCGTAAAACCCACGGAAGAAATTTTCCTTCGTCGTTGTAGGTACCGCGCTTCAGTGTGTGAATGACCTTGATAAATGTATCCTGAAAAACATCTTCTGCAAGATGGCGGTCGCGCACAACCATCATAATGTACGAGAAGACTCTCTTCTTGTGGCGGGTGATCAATACTTCGAGGCAGGATTCTTTACCGGCGATGTACAGGTCGACCAGTTCCTGGTCTTGCAATTGGTCGTAACGCATAATAACCTCCTTTTTGGTTTTTCGTCAGTTGGTCTGGTAGAAAAAGTAGAGGTGTACGCGATAGGACTCCTGTTTTTAGTGGCCTAAAAATAAATCGGCCGGTTAGTGCAATAATATTTGGTGTTACGAGGACAAACGCTGAGCGGTTTCATTTATTGTGCGGAATTATGAAAAAATTCCAAGCAACGACCTTTGTTTGTAAACGTCTTAAACAAATATAGCAGTAATAATGGAATAGTCAAATGCTATGCCGTAATTTTGCCGCCTTCTAAAAAGGGGTTATTCCCGGGAATGATGGCCGAAACAACGGAACTATACGATCCAAAGAAATTCATTGTCATTAAAGGAGCGAGGATGCACAATCTCAAAAATGTGGATCTCGCCATTCCGCGCAATCGTTTTGTAGTCATTACCGGGCTTTCCGGATCAGGAAAATCTTCGCTTGCTTTCGATACACTTTTTGCAGAAGGACAACGCCGCTATGTGGAAAGTCTTTCTTCCTACGCGCGACAGTTTCTCGGGAAAATTGAAAAACCGCAAGTCGATTATATCAAGGGAATTTCTCCCGCTGTTGCCATCGAGCAGAAAGTGAATACCAGAAATCCGCGTTCTACAGTAGGAACTTCCACTGAGATTTATGATTATCTCAAATTACTTTTCGCAAGGATCGGAAAAACATTTTCTCCTGTTTCCGGTGAATTGGTAAAAAGACATACGGTTTCCAATGTGGTTGATGCGGTAATGAATTTCCCTTCCGGGACAAAAATTTTCCTGCTCGCTCCTGTACATCAGAACAGAGAAAAAACGCTCAAAGAACAAGTCGGGCTTTTATTACAGCAGGGTTTCACCAGAATTTTGTACGATGGAGAAATGGTTCGGTTGAATGAGATTAATGTTTCTAAACTCTCACCGAAAAAAGAGATCATGATCGTCATTGATCGTTTTGCTGTTAATGCTAATGATGAAGAACTTTCATCGAGAATAGCCGATTCCGTTCAGACTGCATTTTTTGAAGGAGAAGGGGATTGCGTGGTGGAAATTATTCCGGAAGAAGTAGAAGCGGACTATAAAAAAAACACATCAGCAGAAAGCGGCAGCAATCAGCGGAAGTCCGGAGAAACTGGTAAGACCAAGAAGAAAACCACGGGCCAACAACCAACCGCCAACCGCCAACTTTTTTCAAATCGATTCGAAGCAGATGGAATTTTATTCGAAGAACCGAACGTTCATTTTTTCAGTTTCAATAATGCAGTGGGCGCATGCAAAACGTGTGAAGGATTCGGAAGTGTGATCGGCATTGATCCTGACCTTGTTGTTCCGAATAAAAATCTTTCTGTTTTTGAAGAAGCGATCGCGTGCTGGAAAGGCGAAAAGATGGGCGAATGGAAAGAAAAATTATTGATGAATGCTTATAAGTTCAATTTCCCAATTCACAA is a window encoding:
- a CDS encoding phage holin family protein, giving the protein MNFIIKVIISTLAVLVTSYLLPKTMVHVDGFVTALIVAIVLAFLNAIVKPIMILLTIPATIFSLGLFLLVINAVIILIADYFIDGFKVYGFWSALIFSIVLTIVNSIFEAIRRNDEQRDS
- a CDS encoding deoxyguanosinetriphosphate triphosphohydrolase — encoded protein: MNWATLFSEARLGDKHFKRLASPERTNFERDFDRVVFSSAFRRLQDKTQVIPLPESDFVHTRLTHSLEVSCVARSLGKTIGKIIIDRHKLSDIHSSDFGAICATAALAHDIGNPPFGHSGESSISNYFKNGNGKIFSGKMNDNEWSDLVNFEGNANGFKLLTNYNDSSGGNIGLTFSTLAAFTKYPTRSNKLKKHEEIFKGKVSQKKYGYFQSEKNIFETIFSHLEIDRLTEYAWRRHPLAYLVEAADDICYRIIDFEDGIRIGLIPFSTGEELLKEVTGKDFDSKKYSAITDQREKISYLRAKAINTLVNNVTEIFLAKEKNILNGKFDRSLVDVMKGNIAQPLNELLNISIDNVYRSKNVLQIEIAGFNVVAELLDIFISAVNDHHAYGKELRKQKPHSDKVIRLFPKQFLQNTNENVYLQLLRVCEFVAGMTDTYAVSLYRRLKGIELPK
- a CDS encoding DUF2779 domain-containing protein, producing MSHYLLSKSSYIKGLQCPKALFFYRHYPQFRDPVSPSRQATFNRGHEVGFLARQLFPGGKDATEKAGPKSKKSVERTAELIAAGENIIYEAAFVGDQVLVLVDILVRDGDGWRAYEVKSSLRLSHSYFRDAELQFYVLKKSGLNVKDFSLVHLNGDYVRNGELDLKKLFRFVSVMQSAEENSESIEKKIAAQKNILKMKQAPEISIGDHCFYPYECDFRGQCWKNIPAGNVFELTGISRSDAQKYFSQGFIFPEQIPDSEPLPVLARLQAHVRMTKETLIVKERIREWLSHLTSEIIFLDIENFQPAIPKYEGTWPFLALPFAFSIHKRNAAGEISFHSFMAEPGPDPREEFLEKFLSETEGDSIILSYDSSAEKNALNLLKRKFTSKTKEIEQRLNRILDLKQPFAEGWYYHPAMSGSVSLKNVLPALVPELHYENIAIQNGIHAMSIYEKLDSMNDLFALAEAKTNLQEYIELDTLGMVRILEVLENSIIQ
- a CDS encoding helix-turn-helix transcriptional regulator — encoded protein: MKSRKKALFPKHIQILVKLGENIRLARKRRKLKTTEVAERAGIDRSTLYKVELGSPSVSIGAYFNVLRALGLQNDLLKLAVDDAMGRDLQDAELLNRK
- a CDS encoding HipA domain-containing protein, with the protein product MTTAQKEIFVHAGWTDAKSPALIGVLSAQQGKGRRSFDFEFDHQWLKEQKPFLLDHDLTWHSGKQFPNGKTIFGMFYDAIPDTWGRVLMRRRESVLAREEKRTVRTLHELDFLLGVNDESRMGGLRFKTEQNGNFINADGTHPIPMLSTIRELQHGISLIESEKENNEVRKWLKILLAPGSSLGGARPKTNVMNERGDLWIAKFSSKDDTIDKGAWEFLAYQLALKAGIKMSECRLEKIAGRHHTFFTKRFDRVKQKRIHFASAMAMTGNDESLIKENRPSYLDIAEFIQFNETNNKKELHELWRRMVFNIAISNTDDHLRNHGFLLHENGWQLSPAFDINPSVDKETLALNIDTDSGELDFALAKSVGEYFQLNKASMEKIMSEVDKAVRGWKTVATKIGISRAEQELMVAAFRV
- a CDS encoding sigma-70 family RNA polymerase sigma factor, whose product is MRYDQLQDQELVDLYIAGKESCLEVLITRHKKRVFSYIMMVVRDRHLAEDVFQDTFIKVIHTLKRGTYNDEGKFLPWVLRIAHNLVIDHFRRLKRMPIVDGGEDFDIFDVITLRQGNVEDRIVKSQMRSDIRKAIENLPSEQREVLVMRHYLDMSFKEIADTTNVSINTALGRMRYALINMRKALEPQKIALSA